GCCCCGCTCGATCGTCTTCTGCGCCGCGTCAAGCGAGCCGCCGCCGCCACCGACGCGGCGCGCGACGCCGCGATCCTTCTGCGTCTCCTGGAAAGCAGCGTGGATCCCGGCGAGGTCGGGCGGGCGAAGCCGCTCCTGCGAGAGTTGCGCAAGCGCGAGCGCGTCGCGACCTCGCGGGCCCGCAAGCATCTGCAGCGCGTCCGCTTCTCGCCGTAGCCTGCATGAAACCGCAACGCGTCGATCTGCGCGGCGTGACGGCCGTCGAAGAGGTCGTCGAGCGCGTCTTGGAGACGCGCTTGCGCGAAGCGCGCGCCTTGGCGCCGGCGCTCGAACGCCGCGACACGCAGAGCCTCCACGATTTCCGCATCGCATGCAAGCGTCTGCGCTACGCACTCGAGCGCTTCGAATCGCTCGAACCTTCGCTCGAAGAGGCGGCGCAACGGCTCGCGTCGCTGCAAGACGCGCTTGGCGAAGCGCACGATCGCGACGTCCTGCTCGCAATTCTTCCGCCGACGATGCCGGAAACCGCGCGGCGCTTGCGCGCCGAACGCGCCGCGCGAGTCGAAGGCGCCGCCGCGCTTTGGGATGACGTGGAGCGCCTCGTCGAGGGCGACGACTCTCATCCCGTTTGAATGAAGCTCTAATCGGCGTCGCGAGAGCGCGCGCCGGCGGGGTGGTAAGTAAGAAACATGATGAACTTACGAAACCTCCTGCTCGCGT
The Candidatus Binatia bacterium DNA segment above includes these coding regions:
- a CDS encoding CHAD domain-containing protein, which gives rise to MKWLDATVSNECDALERARLRFVEKPTEKRLHEMRTTGRRFRSLLEDVADLAPLDRLLRRVKRAAAATDAARDAAILLRLLESSVDPGEVGRAKPLLRELRKRERVATSRARKHLQRVRFSP
- a CDS encoding CHAD domain-containing protein, whose product is MKPQRVDLRGVTAVEEVVERVLETRLREARALAPALERRDTQSLHDFRIACKRLRYALERFESLEPSLEEAAQRLASLQDALGEAHDRDVLLAILPPTMPETARRLRAERAARVEGAAALWDDVERLVEGDDSHPV